In a single window of the Rhopalosiphum padi isolate XX-2018 chromosome 1, ASM2088224v1, whole genome shotgun sequence genome:
- the LOC132917821 gene encoding protein Wnt-1-like codes for MWLTLRQIIMIVVLFNVSRANWWYLGLQNYPPREFNPLLSHKENCYRYPFLKSRQQQLCDLGEKIMSVVSSGTKMAIEECQHQFSTQRWNCTTYTNNTSVFGNVLSYKSREKAYVNAITSAGVAYAITKACSRGELNECSCDNKIQRKQAKKNWQWGGCSEDIRFGEKFSRDFVDSIEDVDSVQGLMNVHNNEAGRRIIRSSMQKVCKCHGMSGSCSVRICWMKLSSFRDIGDSLMVRYEGASHVRLGEKKRKKIKKLRPIRIDRKTPNKTELVYLDTSPDYCERNESLSIMGTYDRVCQGLDGCRHLCCHRGFQIRLRDVEEKCKCKFIWCCNVACEICRYKKEEYICN; via the exons GTATTTGGGACTGCAAAATTACCCACCAAGAGAGTTTAACCCATTGCTTAGTCATAAAGAAAATTGTTACCGATATCCATTTTTGAAAAGTAGACAACAACAACTCTGTGATCTCGGAGAAAAAATTATGAGT GTTGTGAGCAGTGGAACAAAAATGGCTATTGAAGAATGCCAACATCAATTTAGTACACAGAGGTGGAATTGTAcaacatatacaaataatacgtcTGTGTTTGGCAACGTATTGTCATATA AAAGTAGAGAAAAAGCATACGTGAACGCTATAACATCGGCCGGAGTAGCATATGCGATTACAAAAGCATGCTCAAGAGGTGAACTGAACGAATGTAGTTGTGACAATAAAATTCAAAGAAAACAAGCTAAAAAGAATTGGCAATGGGGAGGATGTTCAGAG gataTACGTTTCGGTGAAAAGTTTAGTCGTGATTTTGTCGATTCCATAGAAGACGTCGATAGTGTTCAAGGGCTAATGAACGTACATAATAATGAAGCTGGTCGAagg atTATTCGCTCTAGTATGCAAAAAGTATGCAAATGTCATGGTATGTCGGGTTCATGTAGTGTACGTATCTGTTGGATGAAACTTTCATCATTTCGGGATATTGGGGATTCATTGATGGTAAGATATGAAGGTGCTTCACATGTTCGACTTGGTGAAAAGAaaagaaagaaaattaaaaaactacgaCCAATCAGAATAGACAGAAAAACACCAAATAAAACGGAACTCGTATACTTAGATACATCTCCAGATTATTGTGAACGTAATGAATC atTGAGCATAATGGGTACTTACGATCGAGTATGTCAAGGATTAGATGGCTGTAGACATCTATGTTGTCATAGAGGATTTCAAATTAGATTAAGGGACGTAGAAGAGAagtgtaaatgtaaatttatttggtGTTGTAATGTTGCTTGCGAAATTTGTAGGTACAAAAAGGAAGAATATATTTGCAATTAa
- the LOC132931757 gene encoding mediator of RNA polymerase II transcription subunit 20, translated as MGVTIIQQFPMKENRTGAQIIEFLTKRVNALGAKQCGTFLVDCETYASIPQLGVQRTLHVFHNSEQPASVFAILDNGTGKTVPVVADALFDLLLLKMSSVYPSKKSKVEIRGPRFELNDFVIKIGAININHNVKGIIVEAEYRPCVVFGLCWDMLREFLQGFLGSCVSNIPPHYFQNRMNDIFQPLDTIQQYLDHITIYRKATGILQQFNTTNT; from the exons ATGGGCGTTACAAT tatacaacAGTTTCCAATGAAAGAAAATCGCACAGGCGCTCAGATAATTGAATTTCTTACAAAAAGAGTAAATGCCCTTGGTGCCAAACAATGTGGTACATTTCTTGTTGACTGCGAGACATATGCCTCTATACCTCAATTAG GTGTTCAACGAACATTACATGTATTTCATAATTCGGAACAGCCAGCATCAGTGTTTGCAATTCTCGATAATGGTACTGGAAAAACTGTTCCTGTAGTTGCAGATGCCTTATTTGATTTGCTGTTGTTGAAGATGTCGTCTGTGTATCCCTCTAAAAAATCTAAAGTTGAGATTAGAGGTCCAAGATTTGAGCTAaatgattttgttattaaaattggtGCGATAAATATTAATCACAATGTTAAAGGCATTATTGTggag gcAGAATATAGGCCTTGTGTTGTATTTGGTTTATGTTGGGATATGTTACGAGAATTTCTTCAAGGATTTTTAGGATCTTGTGTATCAAATATCCCTCCACATTATTTTCAA AATCGTATGAACGATATTTTTCAACCATTGGACACCATTCAACAGTATTTAgatcatataactatatatagaaAAGCCACTGGAATTTTACAACAGTTTAATACTACTAAtacttga
- the LOC132931756 gene encoding homer protein homolog 2 has protein sequence MAMTLGKDTMGEQPIFTCKAHVFHIDPKTKKSWISASTVAVNVSFFFDSHRALYRIISVEGSKAVINSTITPNMSFTKTSQKFGQWTDNRANTVYGLGFSSEQELNKFIHKFEEVKEKTRQSAVSGPQQIQQAFMSSTTPITSANASPVTTRISQSSDGQSIIEPPNMTPTDPNTTPEDTNSTEQMINQMSKTMISNANHAAESPKHQGSNDGRMSGGNIMLPESQLKYENERLKLALTHSSANAKKWEIELQTLKNNNLRLTNALQESTANVDEWKRQLQSYKEENQRLKTRYLDAEVAKGGSEVASELRNELTNLRLKVENLDSELKTKNEEIQKMTMNRMPLEEKCKVLSQENAELQAAVSLAQAQLETALAAQESQRRVIDTLNNSLFVRIQELAAIHREMTTAIQT, from the exons ATGGCTATGACTCTAGGAAAGGATACCATGgg AGAGCAGCCAATATTTACATGCAAGGCCCATGTATTCCACATAGATCCCAAGACAAAAAAATCATGGATATCGGCATCCACAGTGGCTGtcaatgtttcattttttttcgacTCCCACCGAGCATTGTATCGCATCATTAGTGTAGAAGGAAGCaaa GCTGTCATAAACAGTACAATAACTCCAAATATGTCCTTCACTAAAACATCACAAAAATTTGGTCAATGGACTGACAATAGGGCTAATACTGTGTATGGTCTTGGGTTTTCTTCCGAACaagaattaaataaa tttatacacAAGTTTGAAgaagtaaaagaaaaaacaagaCAATCGGCAGTAAGTGGACCACAACAGATCCAACAAGCGTTTATGAGTTCAACAACACCAATTACAAGTGCTAATGCTAGTCCTGTTACTACACGTATTAGTCAGTCATCTGATGGTCAAAGTATTATTGAACCTCCCAACATGACACCAACTGATCCAAATACTACTCCAGAAGATACTAATTCAACTGAACAAATGATTAACCAAATGTCTAAAACTATGATTTCCAATGCTAATCat gctGCAGAAAGTCCAAAACACCAAGGAAGCAATGATGGACGTATGAGTGGTGGAAATATAATGTTACCTGAATctcaattaaaatatgaaaatgaaagaTTAAAATTAGCTTTAACTCATAG tTCAGCAAATGCAAAAAAATGGGAAATTGAACTTCAGACACTAAAGAACAATAACTTAAGATTAACCAATGCATTGCAAGAGAGCACAGCAAATGTAGATGAGTGGAAACGTCAGTTGCAATCTTATAAAGAGGAAAATCAAAGATTGAAAACTAGATATCTTGATGCTGAAGTAGCCAAAG GAGGATCAGAAGTTGCTTCAGAATTAAGGAATGAATTAACTAATTTACGCTTGAAAGTTGAAAACCTTGATAGTGAGTTGAAGACTAAAAATGAAGAAATCCAAAAGATGACTATGAATAGAATGCCACTTGAAGAAAAATgcaag GTTCTTAGCCAAGAAAATGCTGAACTTCAAGCTGCAGTTAGTCTAGCACAAGCACAATTGGAAACAGCTTTAGCAGCACAAGAATCACAACGGCGTGTTATAGATACACTTAACAATAGCCTATTTGTACGCATACAAGAATTGGCTGCAATACATAGGGAAATGACAACTGCTATACAAACCTAA
- the LOC132917503 gene encoding protein SAND has translation MEKTQETDTTTLISDINDITIHDKVISKSVTENEPVPSTSEQGSSYEILFDQLKEKNKHIFVLSTAGKPIYTRFGNENQMASLFGLMIALVSVTQDSNDTLQSICCGQTRIVFLNKDPLILVGVSQSSEPYDQIKKQLTYVYNNIISTLTLTQLKKIFHNRTNFDLRRLMSGSERLIDKLITFTENDPGFLLDSISCLQMPSSSRDKITQTILTQCSKIKNLVFGLLIAQKHVISIVRMKKYSLHVSDIHLILNLINSTESFKTAESWTPICLPTFDSSGYMHAHISYLAEDCQACLVLLTIDHNLFFTLSDAKRKITEKMRCNDCLHAINEAIIRQPVSLARANITGLRHLLYKNKNRSQHWCPPFTSPYNTNALQQNLMSAYCSLISQINFPGRTLKVIFQQLTAETMLAWATEDVELYMSFEPLVSKECATNAVTKLTQWMKKEEDSLFIFNIPMF, from the exons ATGGAGAAAACTCAAGAAACTGACACAACCACACTGATTTctgatataaatgatattactaTACATGATAAAGTAATTAGTAAATCTGTTACTGAAAATGAACCTGTACCAAGTACTTCAGAACAGGGAAGTTCTTATGAGATTTTATTTGATcaacttaaagaaaaaaataaacatatatttgttttaagtacAGCTGGTAAACCTATATACAcacg atTTGGAAATGAGAACCAAATGGCCTCCCTTTTTGGTTTAATGATAGCATTAGTGTCAGTGACTCAAGATTCAAATGACACGTTACAGTCGATTTGTTGCGGTCAGACACGAatagtgtttttaaataaagatcCTCTTATACTGGTCGGTGTTTCCCAATCTTCTGAGCCTTATGaccaaattaaaaaacaactaac ATatgtgtataacaatataattagtaCTTTGACTTTaacccaattaaaaaaaattttccacAATAGAACTAATTTTGATTTGCGGCGATTAATGAGCGGATCTGAAAGATTAATAGACAAACTTATAACGTTCACTGAGAATGATCCAGGATTTTTATTAGATTCTATTAGTTGTCTACAAATGCCATCTAGTAGCAGAGATAAAATAACACAAACCATATTGACAcaatgtagtaaaataaaa aatttagtaTTTGGTTTATTGATTGCTCAAAAACATGTTATATCAATTGTACGTATGAAAAAATACTCGCTGCATGTATCTGATATTCACTTGATACTAAACCTAATTAATTCAACAGAATCATTTAAAACAGCAGAAAGTTGGACACCCATTTGTTTACCAACATTTGATTCTAG TGGTTACATGCACGCTCATATATCATATCTGGCAGAAGATTGTCAAGCATGTTTAGTTTTGTTAACAATTGatcataatcttttttttacacTTTCCGACGCCAAAAGAAAAATCACAGAA aaaATGCGTTGCAATGATTGTCTCCATGCAATTAATGAGGCAATTATTCGCCAACCTGTCAGCTTAGCACGGGCAAATATTACAGGATTGCGGCATCTtttgtacaaaaacaaaaaccgcTCACAACACTGGTGCCCTCCATTTACATCTCCATATAATACCAACGCATTACAACAAAACCTCATGTCTGCATATTGTTCATTAATCAGCCAAATTAATTTCCCAGGGCGTACATTAAAAGTGATTTTTCAACAATTAACAGCTGAAACTATGCTCGCTTGG GCAACTGAAGATGTTGAATTATATATGAGTTTTGAACCATTAGTTTCTAAAGAATGTGCAACAAATGCAGTAACTAAATTAACACAATGGATGAAAAAAGAAGAGGattcattgtttatatttaatattcccATGTTCTAA
- the LOC132931668 gene encoding pyridine nucleotide-disulfide oxidoreductase domain-containing protein 1, with the protein MSRNQQIYSTYVVIGGGIAGISCVEALKLYTTEPVLIISESPIVKVVTDIKFHTKIAAGFKVEDRNLQCIDNTEYIIDKVIAINSIEHIIYTVNHQEIKYKKLCLCTGATPKLLDDKDYVIGLRDTHSVEYFQSIIGAANRVLIVGNGGIATDLVYKLNGIEIIWVIRDEHISSHFLDAGAAEFFSNYLNTQQSSDKVIKRFRYCGERTSGAALGPDWHCGAMFGNHVGKNVIIEYKTEIKNISKKDLVRIELTNGKVYECDFVISATGVMPNSNFNIRDGRSVDIASDGGIKVDWKMETNLPDIFAAGDVCTVDWNSEHWFQMRLWTQARQMGMYAAKCMHSIHIKETLLQDFCFELFTHVTSFFGFKVILLGLYNAQGLDKQDCELLVRVTNGQEYIKLVLKNGRVVGAMLIGDTDLEEMCENLILNQIDVTNLMEDLLDPNIDIEDYFD; encoded by the coding sequence ATGAGTCGGAACCAACAAATTTATTCAACCTATGTTGTGATTGGTGGAGGTATAGCTGGTATAAGTTGTGTTGAAGCtttgaaattatatacaacAGAGCCAGTACTTATAATTTCAGAATCACCAATTGTTAAAGTAGTCACTGATATTAAATTTCACACTAAAATTGCTGCAGGATTTAAAGTCGAAGATAGGAATCTCCAATGCATTGATAATACAGAATACATAATAGATAAAGTAATAGCAATCAACTCAATAGagcatataatttatactgtaaATCATCaggaaatcaaatataaaaaattgtgcttATGTACAGGTGCTACTCCAAAATTGTTGGATGACAAAGATTATGTTATTGGATTGCGTGATACACATTCCGTGGAGTATTTTCAATCAATTATTGGTGCTGCTAATAGAGTATTAATTGTTGGTAATGGAGGTATTGCAACTGATTTGGTTTATAAGTTAAATGGTATCGAAATTATTTGGGTTATTAGAGATGAACACATTAGTTCACATTTTCTGGATGCCGGAGCAGCAGAATTTTTTAGTAACTACCTTAACACTCAGCAATCAAGCGACAaagtaataaaaagatttaGATATTGCGGAGAACGTACCTCTGGAGCTGCTTTAGGTCCTGACTGGCACTGTGGAGCAATGTTTGGAAACCATGttggtaaaaatgtaattattgaatataagactgaaatcaaaaatatttctaaaaaggATTTAGTTAGGATAGAATTAACAAACGGTAAAGTGTATGAATGTGATTTTGTCATATCTGCTACTGGAGTCATGccaaatagtaattttaatataagagaTGGTAGAAGTGTTGACATTGCTAGTGATGGTGGTATTAAAGTAGATTGGAAAATGGAAACAAATCTGCCTGATATATTTGCAGCCGGTGATGTATGTACTGTAGATTGGAATTCTGAACATTGGTTTCAAATGAGACTATGGACTCAAGCAAGACAAATGGGAATGTATGCTGCCAAATGCATGCAttctatacatattaaagaaacATTATTGCAAGActtttgttttgaattatttacacATGTAACATCATTTTTTGGAttcaaagttattttattaggtttatATAATGCACAAGGATTGGACAAGCAAGATTGTGAGCTATTGGTTCGTGTAACTAATGGtcaagaatatattaaattagtattaaaaaacgGAAGAGTTGTTGGAGCAATGCTTATTGGAGATACTGATCTTGAAGAAATgtgtgaaaatttaatattgaaccaAATTGATGTAACTAATTTAATGGAAGATTTGTTAGATCCTAATATTGACATAGAagattattttgattga
- the LOC132931669 gene encoding pre-mRNA-splicing factor 38, producing MANRTVKDAKTIHGTNPQYLIEKIIRSRIYDNKFWKEECFALSAELLVDKAMSMRFIGGVFGGNIKPTPFLCLTLKMLQIQPEKDIIVEFIKNEEFKYVRALGAFYMRLTGSSVDCYKYLEPLLADSRKLRRQNRDGQFELIHIDEFIDSLLRDERVCDVILPRIQSRHVLEENNELEPKVSILEEDIEEGVESSDEEEPTEKRREKENRSKHSPTKEKRRDREREKRNRDRDRRDRDRNDRRDRDRHRRSRSHDRDRTKRHRSRSPYRK from the coding sequence ATGGCCAATCGTACGGTAAAAGATGCAAAAACTATTCATGGGACAAATCCTCAGTATTTGATTGAAAAGATCATCCGGTCTCGTATTTACGACAACAAATTCTGGAAAGAAGAATGCTTTGCTCTGTCTGCCGAGTTGCTGGTAGACAAGGCAATGTCAATGCGATTTATAGGAGGAGTATTTGGCGGTAATATAAAACCCACTCCTTTCTTGTGCTTGACATTAAAGATGTTGCAAATACAACCTGAAAAAGATATCATTGTGGAGTTCATAAAAAATGAAGAATTTAAATATGTCCGGGCGCTAGGAGCGTTTTATATGCGCTTGACAGGCTCGTCAGtagattgttataaatatttggaaCCATTGTTGGCTGACAGTCGTAAATTAAGAAGACAAAATCGAGATGGCCAGTTTGAGCTTATAcatattgatgaatttattgaCTCACTGCTACGAGATGAACGTGTTTGTGATGTTATATTACCACGTATACAAAGCAGACATGTGCTGGAAGAAAACAATGAATTAGAACCCAAAGTGTCCATACTTGAAGAGGACATTGAAGAAGGTGTTGAATCATCAGATGAAGAAGAACCTACAGAGAAAAGAAGGGAAAAGGAAAATAGGAGTAAACACTCTCCGACAAAAGAAAAAAGAAGAGACAGAGAGCGTGAAAAGAGGAATAGAGATAGAGATCGAAGAGATCGTGATAGGAATGATAGAAGAGATAGAGACCGACATAGAAGGAGTAGAAGTCATGATCGAGATCGAACAAAAAGACATAGATCTAGATCACCTTATAGAaagtaa
- the LOC132931671 gene encoding prefoldin subunit 5: MAGKMIDLKNLNVQQLAKMKEQVYKEVSLIQDSLQSLKMAQKRYISSQEALESAKGRSDGTSMMIPLTKSMYAAGQLANPEHVTVCIGAGYFLKLEIKDAIQYFKRRVNFLVERMEGIQQIGMEKQKLQNVVTEVLEMKLQQAQAENK, encoded by the coding sequence ATGGCAGGTAAAATGATCGATCTAAAAAATTTGAACGTGCAGCAATTAGCAAAAATGAAGGAACAGGTATACAAAGAAGTGAGTTTAATACAAGACTCGTTACAATCTTTGAAGATGGCACAAAAAAGGTACATTAGTTCACAAGAGGCGCTCGAAAGTGCCAAAGGACGATCTGATGGTACATCTATGATGATTCCTTTGACCAAATCCATGTATGCTGCTGGACAATTAGCCAATCCTGAGCATGTGACAGTGTGCATAGGTGCTGGATATTTTTTGAAGCTCGAGATTAAAGACGCAATTCAATACTTTAAAAGACGTGTCAACTTCCTTGTGGAACGAATGGAAGGCATCCAACAGATTGGTATGGAAAAACAGAAGCTACAGAATGTTGTTACTGAAGTACTAGAGATGAAATTACAACAAGCTCaagctgaaaataaataa